The following proteins are co-located in the Haloarcula marismortui ATCC 43049 genome:
- a CDS encoding methylmalonyl-CoA mutase family protein: MFDESDLQRIREQKDEWEAETLDPVLDAYGERKERFATVSNLDVDRLYTPRDVDGLDYEEDIGFPGEEPFTRGVYPTMYRGRQWTMRQFAGFGTADETNERFHYLIDEGQTGLSTAFDMPTLMGIDSDDVMADGEVGKEGVAVDTLADMERLFDGINLGEVSTSFTINPSAPVIYAMYIALADQQGVPREEIRGTLQNDMFKEFIAQKEWVIPPEPSLKLVTDTIEFASQETPKFKPISVSGYHIREAGSTAVQELAFTLADGFAYVEDCLNRGLDVDEFAPQLSFFFNSHNSMFEEIAKFRAARRIYARVMGDWYDAEADASKQLKFHTQTAGQSLTAQQPLNNIVRVTIQALAGVLGGTQSLHTNSFDEALALPSEQAVRVALRTQQIIAEESGAADIVDPMGGSFAIESLTDEVEEKAMAYINHIRDELGDGSVRDGVIQGIQDGYFQREIQDAAYEYQQRVESEEEVMVGVNKYTVEEDTEPEILTVDEDVQERQRDKLATVKAERDDAAVEAALDDLRQVVTDGGNVMPIIIDAVKAYATMGEIMAVFEAEYGSYQETASVA; this comes from the coding sequence ATGTTCGACGAGTCAGACCTCCAACGAATCCGCGAGCAGAAAGACGAGTGGGAAGCCGAGACACTGGACCCCGTACTGGACGCTTACGGCGAACGCAAGGAGCGGTTCGCGACGGTCTCAAACCTCGATGTAGACCGGCTGTATACGCCACGCGACGTGGATGGCCTCGATTACGAGGAAGATATCGGCTTCCCCGGCGAGGAGCCGTTCACACGCGGTGTCTATCCGACAATGTACCGTGGCCGGCAGTGGACGATGCGACAGTTCGCGGGCTTCGGGACCGCTGATGAAACCAACGAGCGGTTTCACTACCTCATCGACGAGGGCCAGACCGGGCTCTCGACGGCCTTCGATATGCCGACGCTGATGGGGATCGATTCTGATGACGTGATGGCCGACGGCGAGGTGGGCAAGGAGGGTGTCGCCGTCGACACACTGGCGGACATGGAACGGCTGTTCGACGGCATCAATCTCGGCGAGGTGTCAACCTCTTTTACTATCAACCCCAGCGCTCCCGTCATCTATGCGATGTACATCGCGCTGGCCGACCAGCAGGGCGTCCCACGCGAGGAAATCCGTGGGACGCTCCAGAACGATATGTTCAAAGAGTTCATCGCACAGAAAGAGTGGGTCATCCCGCCAGAGCCGTCGCTGAAGCTTGTGACCGACACCATCGAGTTCGCCAGTCAGGAGACGCCGAAGTTCAAGCCCATCTCTGTGTCGGGGTATCACATCCGGGAGGCCGGCTCGACAGCGGTACAGGAGCTCGCGTTTACGCTCGCGGACGGCTTCGCCTACGTCGAGGACTGTCTGAACCGTGGGCTGGATGTCGACGAGTTCGCCCCACAACTCTCCTTTTTCTTCAATTCACACAACTCCATGTTCGAGGAGATCGCGAAGTTCCGCGCGGCCCGGCGCATCTACGCCCGGGTAATGGGCGACTGGTACGACGCGGAGGCCGACGCGAGCAAGCAACTGAAGTTCCACACCCAGACCGCTGGCCAGTCACTGACTGCCCAGCAACCGCTGAACAACATCGTCCGCGTGACGATTCAGGCCCTCGCGGGGGTTCTCGGTGGAACCCAGAGCTTGCACACCAACAGCTTCGACGAGGCGCTGGCGCTCCCGTCCGAACAGGCGGTTCGGGTCGCCCTCCGGACACAGCAGATCATTGCGGAGGAGTCGGGGGCCGCCGACATCGTCGACCCGATGGGCGGCAGTTTCGCCATCGAGTCACTGACCGACGAGGTCGAAGAGAAGGCAATGGCCTACATCAATCACATCAGAGACGAACTTGGAGACGGGTCGGTCCGGGACGGCGTCATTCAGGGGATTCAGGACGGCTACTTCCAGCGTGAGATTCAGGACGCTGCCTACGAGTATCAGCAACGCGTCGAGAGCGAGGAAGAAGTCATGGTCGGCGTTAACAAGTACACCGTCGAGGAAGACACCGAACCCGAGATTCTCACCGTCGACGAAGACGTACAGGAACGCCAGCGGGACAAGCTTGCGACGGTCAAGGCAGAGCGCGACGACGCGGCTGTGGAAGCGGCGCTCGATGACCTACGGCAAGTGGTCACCGACGGCGGGAACGTCATGCCCATCATCATCGACGCGGTGAAAGCCTACGCGACGATGGGCGAGATTATGGCTGTCTTCGAGGCAGAGTACGGGAGCTATCAGGAAACGGCCAGTGTCGCGTAA
- a CDS encoding DUF7520 family protein, with protein sequence MSESAEARSGQQIVLRLYVAIVVLAGVMGFVLGSIRPEDLEPELFGVIALPPTPFGVAIYGFVTIGIVLGVLLGLVIYVSERIDDAASS encoded by the coding sequence ATGAGCGAGTCAGCCGAGGCCAGATCCGGGCAGCAAATCGTCCTTCGCCTGTACGTTGCTATCGTTGTGCTTGCCGGTGTGATGGGGTTCGTCCTTGGAAGCATTCGTCCGGAGGACCTCGAACCGGAACTGTTCGGTGTAATCGCACTGCCGCCGACGCCGTTCGGTGTCGCTATCTACGGGTTTGTCACTATCGGTATCGTCCTTGGCGTGTTGCTTGGCCTCGTCATATACGTCTCCGAGCGAATCGACGACGCGGCCAGTTCGTGA
- a CDS encoding DUF6684 family protein: MALFGFEKDTLLDLTVNIIPLGILFFFIVAFAVFPAFGTDPVFSGLQFALIISMFLLLAVLTYYAGKAVENAEKENDELGHEG; encoded by the coding sequence ATGGCACTGTTTGGGTTCGAAAAAGACACCCTGCTCGACCTCACCGTGAACATCATTCCGCTTGGGATCCTCTTCTTCTTCATCGTTGCATTTGCCGTGTTCCCGGCGTTCGGAACGGACCCCGTTTTCTCCGGGCTGCAGTTCGCGTTGATTATCTCGATGTTCCTGTTGCTCGCTGTCCTGACGTACTACGCGGGGAAGGCTGTCGAGAACGCCGAGAAAGAGAACGACGAACTGGGCCACGAAGGCTGA
- a CDS encoding DICT sensory domain-containing protein, with product MSLTELITGVEDHQKTLTIFNAGPTAAEDLRERFADRNVHVQTEQTESGRPGEFITLSEDTEVIAAASLNSFTDALNEGRQYITRDNSPYVSILDHLDETMFTSWSIQRMTAASREIEDRAWRVGQGTLHAGFQTLSTLQGELDLYERLGETDVDVHAYAVPDVEPPEYSTFSLHLERSNEIADSWFVVFDGGGDPTQKCALLAEEREPREFYGFWTYDESTVDWIIDYLEETYGYLEQ from the coding sequence ATGTCGTTAACGGAACTCATCACCGGCGTCGAGGACCATCAGAAGACGCTGACTATCTTTAACGCCGGGCCGACAGCGGCCGAGGACCTTCGCGAGCGCTTCGCGGACCGTAACGTCCACGTTCAGACCGAGCAGACCGAGAGCGGACGACCGGGCGAGTTTATCACCCTCAGCGAGGACACAGAGGTGATCGCGGCCGCGAGCCTCAACTCGTTCACGGACGCGCTCAACGAAGGTCGGCAGTACATCACGCGTGACAACAGCCCGTACGTGTCGATTCTCGACCACCTTGATGAGACCATGTTCACCTCGTGGTCGATTCAACGGATGACCGCCGCATCGCGCGAAATAGAGGATCGCGCATGGCGAGTGGGACAGGGAACCCTGCACGCCGGCTTTCAGACACTCTCGACGCTTCAGGGCGAACTCGACCTCTATGAACGACTGGGTGAGACCGACGTGGATGTTCACGCCTATGCCGTCCCTGACGTCGAACCGCCCGAGTACAGTACGTTCTCGCTGCATCTGGAACGGTCGAACGAGATCGCCGACTCGTGGTTCGTCGTGTTCGATGGCGGGGGTGACCCGACCCAGAAATGCGCCCTGTTGGCCGAGGAGCGCGAACCGCGCGAGTTCTACGGCTTCTGGACCTACGACGAGTCGACGGTCGACTGGATCATCGACTATCTGGAGGAGACGTACGGCTATCTCGAACAGTGA
- a CDS encoding cytochrome c oxidase subunit I yields the protein MVAGDIVLTGLMAVLLVGVAALLTRVENWRSYTPLAGGGAVTGDETAVINREKPAGIIRWLTTVDHKDIGLLYGVYAVIALAVGGIMAMLIRIQLVTPAGAILGNNAYNSILTSHGITMLFLFGTPIIAAFANYFIPLLIGADDMAFPRINAIAFWLLPPAALLIWAGFFLAPVTDNMIEPARTAWTMYTPLSVEQANPGVDLMLLGLHLSGVAATMGAINFIATIFTERNEEVNWANLDIFSWTILTQSALILFAFPLLGSAIVMLLLDRNLATTFFAVEGGGPLLWQHLFWFFGHPEVYILVLPPMGLVSLILPKFSGRKLFGFKFVVYSTLAIGVLSFGVWAHHMFSTGMDPRLRASFMAVSLAIAIPSAVKTFNWITTMWNGRLRLTTPMLFCIGFVSNFIIGGVTGVFLASIPVDLILHDTYYVVGHFHYIVMGAIGFAAFAGIYYWFPIFTGRMYQRTLGKAHFWFSMVGTNITFFAMLALGYLGMPRRYATYQFDGAIAPLTQVSTFHQAATVGAFILFIGQLFFVWNIVQSWLEGPKVEDGDPWDLESDGMLDREFQWFDEQLEAEAPEKDPSLLADGGQEEQDDS from the coding sequence ATGGTAGCAGGAGATATTGTGCTGACGGGGCTGATGGCCGTCCTCCTCGTCGGCGTCGCCGCGCTTCTCACCCGTGTCGAGAACTGGCGTTCGTATACGCCGCTCGCGGGTGGCGGGGCCGTCACGGGTGACGAGACGGCGGTCATCAACCGTGAGAAACCCGCAGGTATCATTCGCTGGCTAACAACTGTCGATCACAAGGACATCGGTCTGTTGTACGGGGTGTACGCGGTCATCGCCCTGGCTGTCGGTGGGATCATGGCGATGCTCATTCGTATCCAGCTCGTCACGCCCGCAGGGGCCATCCTCGGCAACAACGCCTACAACTCCATCCTGACGAGTCACGGCATTACGATGCTGTTCCTGTTCGGGACGCCCATTATCGCGGCGTTCGCGAACTACTTCATCCCCCTGCTTATCGGGGCTGACGACATGGCGTTCCCGCGTATCAACGCCATCGCGTTCTGGCTGCTCCCACCAGCAGCACTGCTGATCTGGGCGGGGTTCTTCCTCGCGCCGGTGACCGACAACATGATCGAGCCGGCCCGCACGGCCTGGACGATGTACACGCCGCTGTCCGTCGAGCAGGCGAACCCCGGTGTCGACCTGATGCTGCTGGGGCTGCACCTTTCGGGCGTCGCAGCGACGATGGGGGCGATCAACTTCATTGCGACCATCTTCACGGAGCGCAATGAGGAGGTCAACTGGGCGAATCTCGATATTTTCTCGTGGACAATCCTCACCCAGTCCGCACTGATCCTGTTCGCCTTCCCGCTACTGGGGAGCGCCATCGTGATGCTGCTGCTGGACCGGAACCTTGCAACGACGTTCTTCGCGGTCGAGGGCGGTGGCCCGCTGCTGTGGCAACACCTGTTCTGGTTCTTCGGCCACCCTGAAGTGTACATCCTCGTCCTGCCGCCGATGGGACTGGTTAGCCTCATCCTGCCGAAGTTCTCCGGGCGAAAGCTGTTCGGCTTTAAGTTCGTCGTCTACTCGACGCTCGCCATCGGTGTACTGTCCTTCGGCGTCTGGGCCCACCACATGTTCTCGACGGGCATGGACCCGCGGCTCCGGGCCTCGTTCATGGCTGTCTCGTTGGCTATTGCAATACCGAGCGCGGTCAAGACGTTCAACTGGATCACAACGATGTGGAACGGCCGCCTGCGTCTGACGACGCCGATGCTGTTCTGTATCGGCTTCGTCTCGAACTTCATCATCGGCGGCGTGACGGGCGTGTTCCTCGCCTCCATCCCCGTTGACCTGATCCTGCACGACACCTACTACGTCGTCGGGCACTTCCACTACATCGTGATGGGGGCCATCGGCTTCGCGGCCTTCGCGGGCATCTACTACTGGTTCCCCATCTTCACCGGTCGGATGTACCAGCGCACCCTCGGGAAGGCCCACTTCTGGTTCTCGATGGTCGGGACCAACATCACGTTCTTCGCGATGCTCGCACTGGGTTACCTGGGGATGCCACGGCGGTACGCCACCTACCAGTTTGACGGCGCTATCGCACCGCTGACGCAGGTGTCGACGTTCCATCAGGCGGCGACGGTGGGCGCATTCATCCTGTTCATCGGTCAGCTGTTCTTCGTCTGGAACATTGTCCAGTCCTGGCTCGAAGGCCCGAAAGTCGAGGACGGCGACCCGTGGGACCTCGAAAGCGACGGGATGCTGGACCGCGAGTTCCAGTGGTTCGACGAGCAACTCGAAGCCGAGGCACCCGAAAAGGACCCATCGCTACTCGCTGACGGCGGCCAAGAAGAACAAGACGACTCGTAA
- the lrpA1 gene encoding HTH-type transcriptional regulator LrpA1 → MSAESTERRILSVLEQDAQASYAEIAERAEVSKPTVRKYIQKLEEEGVIVGYSADVDPKKLAGQSIALVGIDIASDCYVEATRNLKEIPEMEELYTSSGDHMLMAEVRAMDGDSLADVIEDKILALDGVTAAHPSFLQERLK, encoded by the coding sequence ATGAGTGCCGAGTCTACGGAGCGTCGAATCCTGTCGGTCCTTGAACAGGACGCACAGGCCTCGTACGCAGAAATCGCAGAGCGAGCGGAGGTATCGAAGCCGACAGTCCGGAAATACATCCAGAAACTCGAAGAGGAGGGTGTCATCGTCGGCTACTCCGCCGATGTCGACCCGAAGAAGCTGGCGGGCCAGTCGATTGCGCTGGTCGGCATCGACATCGCGAGCGACTGCTACGTCGAAGCCACGCGGAACCTCAAGGAGATTCCGGAGATGGAGGAACTGTACACGTCTAGCGGCGACCATATGCTGATGGCGGAAGTCCGGGCGATGGACGGTGACTCGCTGGCGGACGTCATCGAAGACAAGATCCTCGCTCTCGACGGTGTTACCGCCGCACATCCGTCGTTTCTGCAGGAACGGCTGAAGTAA
- a CDS encoding thiamine pyrophosphate-dependent enzyme — translation MSAFSAINEEREIERDEFTPGIEPQATWCPGCGDFGVLKALKQAMPEVGKNPDEVALFTGIGCSGKLNSYFNSYGFHTIHGRSLPVARAAKLANPNLEVIAAGGDGDGYGIGGNHTIHTARENHDMTYIVFNNEIFGLTKGQTSPTSPKGHKSKTQPHGSAKSPIRPLSQQLNAGATYIARTAAVNPNQAKEIIAEAIEHDGFAHIDFLTQCPTWNKDAKHYVPYTDVQQSDEFDFDVSDRAEAAEMMRKTEERLYEGEVLTGRMYIEDERPSYGEEKRQIGEMPEEPLAERYFDEDAEWERTYDNLLEHHK, via the coding sequence ATGAGTGCATTCTCAGCAATCAACGAAGAACGCGAAATCGAGCGCGACGAGTTTACACCCGGCATCGAACCCCAGGCGACTTGGTGTCCGGGCTGTGGCGACTTCGGCGTCCTCAAGGCGCTCAAGCAGGCCATGCCGGAAGTCGGCAAGAACCCCGACGAAGTCGCGCTGTTCACCGGTATCGGCTGTTCGGGGAAGCTCAACAGCTACTTCAACAGCTACGGCTTCCACACCATCCACGGCCGCTCGCTGCCCGTCGCCCGGGCCGCGAAGCTCGCCAACCCCAACCTCGAAGTCATCGCGGCCGGTGGGGACGGCGACGGCTACGGTATCGGTGGGAACCACACCATCCACACGGCCCGTGAGAACCACGATATGACGTATATCGTGTTCAACAACGAGATCTTCGGGCTGACAAAGGGCCAGACATCCCCGACATCGCCGAAGGGCCACAAGTCAAAGACACAGCCCCACGGCTCGGCGAAGTCGCCGATCCGCCCTCTGTCCCAGCAGCTCAACGCCGGTGCGACCTACATCGCCCGGACCGCGGCTGTCAACCCGAACCAGGCGAAGGAAATCATCGCCGAAGCCATCGAGCACGACGGCTTCGCGCACATCGACTTCCTGACCCAGTGTCCGACCTGGAACAAGGACGCGAAACACTACGTCCCGTACACGGACGTCCAGCAGTCCGACGAGTTCGACTTCGACGTCTCGGACCGCGCGGAAGCCGCCGAGATGATGCGAAAGACCGAAGAGCGACTGTACGAAGGCGAAGTGCTCACCGGTCGGATGTACATCGAAGACGAGCGCCCCTCCTACGGCGAGGAGAAGCGCCAGATCGGCGAAATGCCCGAGGAACCGCTCGCAGAGCGGTACTTCGACGAGGACGCGGAGTGGGAGCGGACCTACGACAACCTCCTCGAACACCACAAATAA
- a CDS encoding 2-oxoacid:acceptor oxidoreductase subunit alpha, with product MTDNELIWRIAGGSGDGIDSTSQNFAKALMWSGLNVFTHRHYPSRIRGGHTYVEVRAKDEPVQSRGDGYNFLLALGDSFARNPQEEAYYGKEELKPLYENFDDLREGGVLLYDEGLLDDEDVDEIGLEEAAEENNWHVVPMDLRGIAKEHGREIMRNTAGIGATAAILDISTDEFEKLITQNMSGDMQEANLNVLHDAYEAASELDVDHDIEVPEGSHDEEQVILSGSNAISYGAIDEGCRFISGYPMTPWTDVFTIMSQHLPEFGGISEQVEDEIAAAALALGASHAGVKAMSGSSGGGFALMSEPLGLAEMTETPIVLVEAMRAGPSTGMPTKPEQADLEHVLYTSQGDSARVVFAPANIRECYTQTRSAFRIAYEYQIPVIVIYDQKIQGELRNLPASHFDEEPNADPGSVLTEEEIQDAAHHSSGKFQRFLHEPEDGSNVSPRSVPGQKDGRFLATGNEHNPSGHISEDPENRIAQMNRRLNKLDDIRADLDENTSHQTYHGPEEADYGILVWGSQQGTVFEAVDRLNENGHSVKALGVSDMAPYPKEEVSEWLESVDEALVVEMNATAQFRGLTQKELGKYGDKLSSLLKYNGNPFEPAEIVDGFESSIDGEELAASNMKYVPAAGD from the coding sequence ATGACAGACAACGAACTAATCTGGCGAATCGCCGGTGGTTCCGGTGACGGAATCGACTCGACAAGCCAGAACTTCGCGAAGGCCTTGATGTGGTCGGGGCTGAACGTGTTCACACACCGTCATTACCCGTCGCGTATCCGCGGCGGCCACACGTACGTGGAAGTACGTGCAAAGGACGAACCGGTACAGTCCCGTGGGGACGGCTACAACTTCCTGCTGGCACTGGGTGACTCCTTCGCCCGGAACCCACAGGAAGAGGCCTACTACGGGAAAGAAGAGCTCAAACCGCTGTACGAGAACTTCGACGACCTCCGAGAAGGCGGCGTTCTCCTCTACGACGAGGGGCTGCTCGACGACGAGGATGTCGACGAAATCGGGCTCGAAGAGGCTGCCGAGGAGAACAACTGGCACGTCGTCCCGATGGACCTCCGCGGCATCGCCAAGGAGCACGGCCGCGAGATTATGCGGAACACGGCCGGTATCGGCGCGACAGCGGCGATTCTCGATATCAGCACCGACGAGTTCGAGAAACTCATCACACAGAATATGAGCGGCGACATGCAGGAGGCGAACCTTAACGTCCTGCACGACGCCTACGAAGCCGCCAGCGAACTCGATGTCGACCACGACATCGAGGTCCCCGAGGGCTCCCACGACGAGGAGCAGGTCATTCTCTCGGGCTCGAACGCCATCTCCTACGGCGCAATCGACGAGGGCTGTCGTTTCATCTCGGGCTACCCCATGACTCCGTGGACCGACGTGTTCACGATCATGTCACAGCATCTGCCCGAGTTCGGCGGCATCTCCGAACAGGTCGAAGACGAGATCGCGGCCGCTGCGCTGGCGCTCGGTGCATCCCACGCCGGCGTGAAGGCCATGTCCGGGTCCTCCGGCGGTGGCTTCGCGCTGATGTCCGAACCGCTCGGACTGGCAGAGATGACCGAGACGCCTATCGTGCTGGTCGAAGCGATGCGGGCCGGCCCCTCGACGGGGATGCCGACCAAGCCCGAGCAGGCTGATCTTGAGCACGTCCTGTACACCTCACAGGGCGACTCCGCCCGCGTCGTGTTCGCACCGGCGAACATCCGCGAGTGTTACACGCAGACCCGCTCGGCGTTCCGCATCGCCTACGAGTACCAGATCCCGGTCATCGTTATCTACGACCAGAAGATTCAGGGCGAACTCCGAAACCTCCCGGCCAGCCACTTCGACGAGGAGCCAAACGCCGATCCCGGCTCGGTCCTCACCGAAGAGGAGATTCAGGACGCCGCACACCACTCCTCCGGGAAGTTCCAGCGGTTCCTCCACGAGCCCGAGGACGGCTCGAACGTCAGCCCGCGCTCCGTGCCGGGCCAGAAGGACGGCCGCTTCCTCGCGACAGGCAACGAGCACAACCCATCGGGTCACATCAGCGAGGACCCCGAGAACCGCATCGCCCAGATGAACCGTCGGCTCAACAAGCTCGACGACATCCGTGCTGATCTGGACGAGAACACGTCCCACCAGACTTACCACGGACCCGAGGAAGCCGACTACGGCATCCTCGTGTGGGGCAGCCAGCAGGGGACCGTCTTCGAGGCCGTCGACCGACTCAACGAGAACGGCCACTCCGTGAAGGCGCTTGGCGTCTCCGACATGGCTCCGTACCCGAAGGAAGAAGTCTCTGAGTGGCTCGAATCAGTCGACGAGGCACTTGTCGTCGAGATGAACGCGACGGCCCAGTTCCGCGGTCTTACCCAGAAGGAACTCGGCAAGTACGGCGACAAGCTGTCGAGCTTGCTCAAGTACAACGGCAACCCCTTCGAGCCCGCCGAGATCGTCGACGGGTTCGAATCCAGCATCGACGGCGAGGAACTCGCCGCGAGCAACATGAAGTACGTACCCGCGGCAGGTGACTAA
- a CDS encoding DHH family phosphoesterase: MLSRLVLGLGPTAADLLDAISDDRGELAVVTQDEHRAETLRADGINVLEADQADPSVLADLDFHPESIIVASEDPKQNADAATAARDCFPDAFLLAYAGHGATTDQRDRLDSVADRLVTPETVVTDYVTQSVGDEGTRARQLHQVLRDIDDHLAVVMHDNPDPDAIASAVALGALAERADCEVTICYYGEISHQENRAFVNLLEFDLRNLDADSPDELEAFDAFALVDHSRAGVNDQLPPETPIDIVIDHHPPRVPIEARFVDLRSGVGATSTLLVDYLQRFNVDIPTPIATGLLFGIQVDTKDFRREVAAADFEAAAHLVTNADMATLQRIEDPSVSPETLSVIGRAITNRDQEGSVLLTGVGEISDRDALAQAADRLLDLEGVQTTMVYGVVDGTIYVSARARGADIDLGEALRDAFGQIGSAGGHADMAGAQIDVGMITVDDREESLEEIVRAIVSNRFLDAVQSRSHRLLGRVYARADYDVAAFTESTALSQDSDDTSATAEGASGEAGDDGTADWNSDVMFLENGDEDGGDEPDQAADAAEPTDDEAEQGEDSPETLVEPDDGEPL; encoded by the coding sequence ATGCTTTCTCGGCTGGTGCTCGGACTCGGGCCGACGGCCGCGGACCTTCTCGACGCGATTAGCGACGACCGCGGCGAGCTGGCGGTCGTGACTCAGGACGAGCACCGTGCTGAAACGCTCCGGGCGGACGGCATCAACGTGCTCGAAGCCGACCAGGCCGACCCATCTGTTCTCGCCGACCTCGACTTTCACCCCGAAAGCATCATCGTCGCCAGTGAGGATCCCAAACAGAACGCCGACGCGGCAACGGCCGCGCGTGACTGCTTTCCCGATGCGTTCCTCCTCGCATACGCCGGCCACGGCGCGACAACCGACCAGCGCGACCGGCTTGACAGCGTGGCGGACCGGCTGGTCACACCGGAGACCGTCGTCACCGACTACGTTACCCAGTCGGTCGGCGACGAAGGAACGCGGGCCAGACAGCTCCATCAGGTACTGCGTGACATCGACGACCATCTCGCTGTCGTCATGCACGACAATCCCGACCCTGACGCGATTGCCAGCGCTGTCGCCCTCGGAGCGCTCGCTGAACGAGCCGACTGCGAGGTGACGATCTGTTACTACGGGGAGATATCCCATCAGGAGAACCGGGCGTTCGTCAACCTCCTCGAGTTTGACCTCCGAAACCTTGACGCCGATTCACCAGACGAACTGGAAGCGTTCGACGCGTTTGCGCTAGTTGACCACTCCAGAGCCGGTGTCAACGACCAACTCCCGCCGGAGACCCCCATCGACATCGTCATTGACCATCATCCGCCACGCGTTCCGATCGAAGCCCGCTTCGTCGATCTCCGAAGCGGCGTCGGGGCGACGAGCACACTGCTGGTCGACTACCTCCAGCGGTTCAACGTTGACATTCCGACACCTATCGCAACGGGCCTGCTGTTCGGCATTCAGGTCGACACGAAGGACTTCCGCCGGGAGGTCGCTGCCGCGGACTTCGAGGCCGCCGCGCATCTCGTGACGAACGCCGACATGGCGACGCTCCAGCGAATCGAAGACCCAAGCGTGAGCCCGGAGACGCTGTCGGTCATCGGCCGCGCGATTACAAACCGCGATCAGGAGGGCTCAGTGCTCCTGACTGGTGTCGGTGAGATCAGTGACCGGGATGCACTCGCACAGGCGGCTGACAGGCTCCTCGACCTCGAAGGCGTCCAGACGACGATGGTGTACGGCGTCGTCGATGGGACAATATACGTCTCCGCTCGGGCACGTGGGGCAGATATCGACCTCGGCGAGGCGCTGCGGGACGCCTTCGGACAGATCGGGTCCGCGGGCGGTCACGCCGATATGGCGGGCGCACAGATCGACGTGGGGATGATCACCGTCGACGACCGCGAGGAATCACTGGAGGAGATTGTCCGCGCTATCGTTTCCAATCGGTTCCTCGACGCTGTCCAGTCGCGGTCCCACCGGCTGCTTGGGCGCGTCTACGCCCGTGCTGACTACGACGTGGCCGCGTTCACGGAGTCGACGGCGCTTAGTCAGGACAGCGACGACACCTCAGCGACGGCCGAAGGCGCATCTGGAGAGGCTGGTGACGACGGCACAGCGGACTGGAACAGCGATGTGATGTTTCTGGAGAACGGCGACGAAGACGGTGGTGACGAGCCAGACCAAGCAGCCGACGCGGCTGAACCGACAGACGACGAGGCAGAACAGGGAGAGGACAGCCCGGAAACGCTCGTCGAACCCGACGACGGCGAACCGCTGTAG
- a CDS encoding CBS pair associated ParBc domain-containing protein: MEDSNRPTVGDYMTREVATVELDDTVGEVARRIADNDHFSGFPVTDGRRVEGFVSARDLLLAEDHEPMFRVMTDDILVAHPDMAVQDAARVILRSGIQKLPVVDDAGHLVGIISNADVIRSQIERATPGKVDKLGRTLENIHGITTHEGRREVDLDDLTPTQTTVYADELEGRVYELERGLAEPLVVIDNGGDLLLADGHHRVKAAARLDIDEMDAYVIVLDETVELGMAETAADSDLESIDDIEVVDYAHHPLVQTTERLQD; the protein is encoded by the coding sequence ATGGAGGATTCGAATCGCCCGACGGTCGGGGACTATATGACACGCGAGGTTGCCACCGTCGAACTCGACGACACCGTGGGAGAGGTCGCCCGACGAATCGCCGACAATGACCACTTCAGCGGGTTTCCGGTGACTGACGGCCGCCGGGTCGAGGGATTCGTTAGCGCGCGCGACCTGCTGCTCGCAGAGGACCACGAGCCGATGTTCCGCGTGATGACCGACGATATCCTTGTGGCACATCCAGACATGGCCGTGCAGGACGCGGCGCGCGTTATCCTGCGGTCGGGCATCCAGAAACTCCCGGTTGTCGACGACGCCGGCCATCTTGTCGGCATCATCTCGAACGCCGACGTGATCCGTTCCCAGATCGAACGGGCGACACCGGGCAAGGTAGACAAGCTCGGCCGGACGCTCGAGAATATCCACGGGATCACGACACACGAAGGCCGCCGTGAGGTGGACCTCGATGACCTGACGCCAACACAGACAACGGTGTACGCCGACGAACTCGAAGGCCGGGTGTACGAACTGGAACGGGGACTGGCGGAACCACTCGTCGTCATCGACAACGGCGGAGACCTCCTGCTGGCGGATGGCCATCACCGCGTGAAAGCCGCTGCCAGACTCGACATCGACGAGATGGACGCCTACGTCATCGTCCTCGATGAGACGGTCGAACTGGGGATGGCCGAGACGGCTGCAGACTCCGACCTGGAGTCAATCGACGATATCGAGGTCGTCGACTACGCACACCACCCGCTCGTACAGACAACGGAACGACTCCAAGACTAG